Proteins encoded in a region of the Rhodospirillaceae bacterium genome:
- a CDS encoding DUF2848 family protein, translating to MSSHFVYRPHVRSGGKVYTPDLVIELAWASYGEGKVVALPVDRLTTATAIQQRGASPHGIAAIALVGAGDGPLLTVASLHSESFYAPALLACAKPISRQAWRLKDVAPHLNRLRLRGWHLTGGERRPATEERADRVANFTVLDDLPPDRVLLFAARRAGRPHGTADGFTVELEDPVRGETLSLSYTAENIE from the coding sequence ATGTCCAGCCATTTCGTCTACCGGCCCCACGTCCGCTCCGGCGGCAAGGTCTACACGCCGGACCTGGTCATCGAACTGGCCTGGGCGTCCTACGGCGAGGGCAAGGTCGTCGCGCTTCCGGTCGACCGGCTGACGACCGCCACCGCGATCCAGCAGCGCGGCGCGAGTCCGCACGGCATCGCGGCGATTGCACTGGTCGGCGCCGGCGACGGGCCGCTGCTCACCGTCGCCTCCCTGCATTCGGAGAGCTTTTACGCGCCGGCGCTCCTGGCCTGTGCCAAACCGATCAGCCGGCAGGCGTGGCGGTTGAAGGATGTCGCGCCGCACCTCAATCGGCTTCGGTTGCGCGGCTGGCATCTGACCGGCGGCGAGCGCCGGCCGGCGACGGAAGAACGCGCGGACCGCGTCGCGAACTTCACTGTTCTCGACGACCTGCCGCCCGATCGCGTCCTGCTCTTCGCCGCCCGCCGGGCAGGGCGGCCCCACGGCACGGCGGACGGCTTCACCGTGGAACTCGAAGACCCGGTGCGCGGCGAGACGCTGAGCCTGAGCTACACGGCCGAGAACATCGAGTAA
- a CDS encoding 3-hydroxyacyl-CoA dehydrogenase NAD-binding domain-containing protein, protein MTAGIERAACIGGGVIGGGWAARFALNGIDVAICDPDPDAERKAGAMLENAERAFARLFGDDRPAPGALRFAGSVAEAVDGAGFVQESVPERLDLKRAVLAEIDAAAPAGILVASSTSGLLPSDMQRGLRSPGRMLVGHPFNPVYLLPLVELVAGRDTHPASVKRAAEIYASLGMKPVTVRKEIDAFIGDRLQEALWRESLWLVHDGVATVEEIDDVMRYSFGLRWAQMGVFQTYRLAGGEAGMRHFLEQFGPCLAWPWSKLTDVPELDDALIGAIADQSDAQATGLSVRELERIRDDNLIAIMETLERSGDTGWGAGMALKEARQRLRERRG, encoded by the coding sequence GTGACAGCCGGCATCGAACGGGCCGCCTGTATCGGCGGCGGGGTGATCGGCGGCGGCTGGGCGGCCCGGTTTGCGCTGAACGGGATCGACGTCGCGATCTGCGATCCGGACCCGGACGCCGAACGCAAGGCCGGCGCCATGCTCGAAAACGCGGAGCGCGCCTTCGCCCGGCTGTTCGGCGACGACCGCCCGGCGCCGGGCGCGCTGCGCTTCGCGGGCAGCGTCGCGGAAGCCGTCGACGGCGCCGGATTCGTTCAGGAGAGCGTGCCCGAACGGCTGGACCTCAAACGCGCCGTGCTGGCCGAAATCGATGCGGCGGCGCCGGCCGGCATCCTTGTTGCGTCCTCCACGTCCGGTCTCCTGCCGAGCGACATGCAGCGCGGTTTGAGGAGCCCGGGACGAATGCTGGTCGGCCATCCGTTCAACCCGGTCTACCTGCTGCCGCTGGTCGAGCTGGTCGCCGGGCGCGACACCCACCCCGCTTCCGTTAAGCGTGCCGCGGAGATCTACGCGTCGCTCGGCATGAAGCCGGTGACCGTGCGCAAGGAAATCGACGCCTTCATCGGCGACCGGCTGCAGGAGGCGCTGTGGCGCGAGTCCCTGTGGCTGGTCCATGACGGCGTCGCGACGGTCGAAGAGATCGACGATGTCATGCGCTACAGCTTCGGCCTGCGCTGGGCGCAGATGGGGGTGTTCCAGACCTACCGGCTGGCCGGCGGCGAGGCCGGCATGCGCCACTTCCTCGAACAGTTCGGACCCTGCCTCGCCTGGCCGTGGTCGAAGCTCACCGATGTGCCGGAGCTGGACGACGCGCTGATCGGCGCCATCGCGGACCAGTCCGACGCGCAGGCCACCGGCCTCTCGGTCCGCGAGCTGGAACGAATCCGCGACGACAACCTGATCGCCATCATGGAGACGCTTGAGCGGTCCGGCGACACCGGCTGGGGCGCCGGGATGGCGCTGAAGGAGGCAAGGCAGCGGCTTCGGGAACGCCGGGGTTGA
- a CDS encoding 3-keto-5-aminohexanoate cleavage protein: MALSPSRDAFITCALTGAGDTTGRSDKVPVTPAQIAEAGIEAARAGAAILHVHVRDPETGAPARDPALYREVVERVRESGVDVVLNLTAGMGGDLTLGPADRPLPPSEAGTDMAGAEERLAHVTELLPEICTLDCGTMNFGEGDYIMTNTPAMLAAMAKRVQALGVRPEIEVFDTGHLVLAKWLAGQGLIDDPVMVQLCMGIPWGAPDDIGTLMSMVNNLPEGWTFSAFSLGRNQLPYVALALLAGGNIRVGLEDNLWLDRGVLATNADLVKRAVGVAENMGVRILGPEAVREKLALRKR, from the coding sequence ATGGCGCTGAGCCCGAGTCGCGACGCCTTTATCACCTGCGCGCTGACCGGCGCCGGCGATACGACCGGGCGGTCCGACAAGGTGCCGGTGACGCCGGCGCAGATCGCCGAGGCCGGCATCGAGGCGGCGCGCGCCGGCGCGGCGATCCTCCATGTCCATGTCCGCGATCCGGAGACCGGCGCGCCGGCGCGCGACCCGGCGCTCTACCGCGAGGTCGTCGAGCGGGTGCGCGAGTCCGGCGTCGACGTCGTGCTCAACCTCACCGCCGGCATGGGCGGCGACCTCACCCTCGGGCCGGCCGACCGGCCGCTGCCGCCGTCCGAAGCCGGGACCGACATGGCGGGCGCCGAAGAGCGGCTGGCCCATGTGACCGAGCTGCTGCCGGAGATCTGCACGCTGGACTGCGGCACGATGAATTTCGGCGAGGGCGACTACATCATGACCAACACGCCGGCCATGCTGGCGGCGATGGCGAAGCGCGTGCAGGCGCTCGGCGTGCGGCCGGAGATCGAGGTTTTCGACACCGGCCATCTCGTGCTCGCCAAATGGCTCGCCGGGCAGGGCCTGATCGACGATCCGGTGATGGTCCAGCTCTGCATGGGCATCCCGTGGGGCGCGCCGGACGATATCGGCACGCTGATGTCGATGGTGAACAACCTGCCGGAAGGCTGGACCTTCTCGGCCTTCTCGCTCGGCCGCAACCAGCTGCCCTATGTCGCGCTGGCGCTGCTCGCCGGCGGCAACATAAGGGTCGGTCTGGAGGACAATCTCTGGCTCGACCGGGGCGTGCTGGCGACCAACGCCGACCTGGTGAAGCGGGCGGTCGGCGTTGCCGAAAATATGGGCGTGCGGATTCTCGGCCCCGAAGCGGTGCGCGAGAAACTCGCGCTGCGCAAGCGCTGA
- a CDS encoding DUF86 domain-containing protein encodes MQPKRSIRRDDALLLDMLLAARDAVDFSHGLTFETFAQDRMAQHAILQAVETVGRAAFLVSTETRDAHPGIPWADIVEMQHCLKDERFKIDLPRVWDTVKQDTPRLVPQLERLVPPETEA; translated from the coding sequence ATGCAGCCGAAACGATCTATACGGCGTGACGACGCCCTGCTCCTCGATATGCTTCTGGCCGCCCGCGACGCGGTGGATTTCTCGCACGGATTGACGTTCGAGACCTTCGCGCAGGACCGTATGGCGCAGCACGCAATCCTGCAGGCGGTCGAGACCGTCGGGAGGGCGGCATTCCTTGTCAGCACCGAGACCAGGGACGCGCATCCCGGCATCCCGTGGGCCGATATCGTAGAGATGCAGCATTGCTTAAAGGACGAACGTTTCAAAATCGACCTGCCGCGGGTATGGGATACGGTGAAACAGGACACCCCCCGACTCGTCCCACAACTCGAACGCCTGGTTCCGCCGGAAACCGAAGCGTGA